The Mugil cephalus isolate CIBA_MC_2020 chromosome 21, CIBA_Mcephalus_1.1, whole genome shotgun sequence genome includes the window AATTACCAGCATCCTCTTCACTGTCCTCATCAGCATCTTCCGCTACCAGAAGTTGAGCGATGTCAGCAAAAGGGCTAACCTCCCAATTTACCTGGACAACCTCGGATCAGCCTGCATGATGAGTGGGGTTTGTGTGGCGCTCTCCAGTCTATTCAGTCTCCCCATTTTTGTCATGAACCTTCAAGGCTCTGCGGGAAACGTCACAAGAATCAGTAGCGGCTGCCCTCCAGACTTCTTtcagtgtaataaaaataattgtccAATACTCAACCGCTTATATAAATACGTGTTCATGCTGGTGTGCCACCTGGTGCCCTTGATCATTGTCACAGTCACCGGCTGCCTCATCCTCACGGTGCTGCTGAGCCAGAGGAAGAAGGTGATACCAATAGATAGTGTGAGCGGCTCGAGGCAGATCGGCAAGACAAGTAAGGACACAAGGTTCCAGCGAAGCACAGTAGCTGTACTGGCAGCCATGGGGCTGTTCCAGGTGGACTGGACTTTCTACCTGATCCTCCAACTGACTTTAAGCCAAACTGACGTTCCTTTTTGGGCTGAAATTGAGTTCTTCATCTCAACTTCCTACACATCCATCAGTCCATACGTGTA containing:
- the LOC124999466 gene encoding gonadotropin-releasing hormone receptor; the encoded protein is MAAFSEDFLALRVFVSCLGLVGNVFLIISILRIKLSRVKSFELFLLGLASANLEEIIIINIYETIILQTSSVPIGTWSCRVLKFLTVFGEITSILFTVLISIFRYQKLSDVSKRANLPIYLDNLGSACMMSGVCVALSSLFSLPIFVMNLQGSAGNVTRISSGCPPDFFQCNKNNCPILNRLYKYVFMLVCHLVPLIIVTVTGCLILTVLLSQRKKVIPIDSVSGSRQIGKTSKDTRFQRSTVAVLAAMGLFQVDWTFYLILQLTLSQTDVPFWAEIEFFISTSYTSISPYVYGVGNNLFSLKNFLKK